A single region of the Caballeronia insecticola genome encodes:
- a CDS encoding transglutaminase family protein, protein MSIRVALNHVTHYRYDRLVGLSPQVVRLRPAPHCRTPIVSYSMRVEPENHFINWQQDAFANYQARLVFPEKTREFKVTVDLVAEMAVYNPFDFFLEPTAEKFPFTYAPELLHDLAPYMVKRELTPRFAAFVESIDRTPTATMDFLVGLNQRLAHEIRYLIRMEPGVQTPEETLETAAGSCRDSGWLLVETLRHLGLAARFVSGYLLQLAPDTKSLDGPSGTEVDFTDLHAWCEVYLPGAGWIGFDPTSGLLAGEGHIPVACTPEPDSAAPVSGAVEKCEVEFAHTMSIERVLETPRVTKPYTEEDWSSVLRMGEQVDARLDAADVRLTMGGEPTYVAVRDRDAPEWNTDALGPTKRSYAVSLIEKLRAEYGASGFLHIGQGKWYPGEQLPRWALSLFWRADGEPCWHDPALYADERQPASYTSDDAARFIRHLAGKLSLDSKYIQPAFEDSWYYLWRERRLPVNVDPFDSRLDDEQERARLRRVFDAGLPSVTGYVLPISREEASATQPGRWISGSWFFRDDRMYLTPGDSPMGYRLPLDSLPWVSPADYPWQHEHDPFAPTTPLRTAAELRMQYADMDVEYRMQNAGASASGRPSAFSGAPGSSNSSGASGDRMPRRGESAGAFTRTALCVEARDPARAAGPKAEADALKKLGNGNKLMHVFMPPVTALDDYLDLLAAVEATAADLGIPVIVEGYPPPRDARLKMLQVTPDPGVIEVNIHPAANWNDLVAHTEFLYNAAHETYLSPEKFMIDGRHTGTGGGNHFVLGGATPADSPFLRRPDLLASLIAYWLNHPSLSMLFSGLFIGPTSQAPRIDEARNDQVYELEIAFAELQRQLDQLGGRGTATVPPWLVDRILRNILIDVTGNTHRAEFCIDKLYSPDGPTGRLGLLELRGFEMPPHARMSLVQQLLLRALVARFWEKPYTARLTRWGTELHDRFMLSTFVQMDFDDVLAELRDAGFGFERSWFAPHFEFRFPLVGEYDTSGISLTIRNALEPWHVMGEEGATGGTVRYVDSSVERLEVRALGLNGDRHVVTVNGVPLPLQSTGRVSEYVAGVRFRAWSQSASLHPTIDVHAPLTFDIVDTWTGRALGGCQYHVAHPGGRNYQTFPVNAYEAESRRRARFFATGHTPGAMRIDARERSLEFPFTLDLRYR, encoded by the coding sequence GTGTCCATTCGCGTCGCGTTGAACCATGTCACGCATTATCGCTACGACCGCCTGGTCGGTCTCTCGCCGCAAGTCGTGCGCTTGCGGCCGGCGCCTCATTGCCGCACGCCGATCGTGTCGTATTCGATGCGCGTCGAGCCGGAAAATCATTTCATCAACTGGCAGCAGGACGCATTCGCGAACTATCAGGCGCGTCTCGTGTTTCCCGAGAAGACGCGCGAATTCAAGGTGACGGTCGATCTCGTCGCCGAGATGGCCGTCTATAACCCGTTCGACTTTTTTCTGGAGCCGACGGCCGAGAAATTTCCGTTCACGTATGCCCCGGAATTACTGCACGATCTTGCGCCTTACATGGTCAAGCGCGAGTTGACGCCGCGCTTTGCGGCATTCGTCGAAAGTATCGACAGAACGCCAACCGCCACGATGGATTTTTTGGTCGGCCTGAATCAGCGGCTGGCGCACGAGATTCGTTATCTCATCCGCATGGAGCCGGGCGTGCAGACGCCGGAGGAAACGCTCGAAACCGCGGCGGGATCGTGCCGCGACTCGGGCTGGCTGCTCGTCGAGACATTGCGCCATCTCGGTCTTGCCGCGCGCTTCGTTTCAGGCTATCTGCTGCAACTCGCGCCGGACACCAAATCGCTCGATGGCCCCAGCGGCACCGAAGTCGACTTTACCGATCTGCACGCCTGGTGCGAGGTGTATCTGCCGGGCGCAGGCTGGATCGGTTTCGATCCGACATCGGGGCTACTCGCGGGCGAAGGGCATATTCCGGTCGCCTGCACGCCGGAACCCGACAGCGCCGCGCCCGTCTCCGGTGCGGTGGAAAAGTGCGAAGTCGAATTCGCCCACACGATGTCGATCGAGCGCGTGCTCGAAACGCCGCGCGTGACCAAGCCGTACACCGAGGAAGACTGGAGCTCTGTGTTACGCATGGGCGAGCAGGTCGATGCGCGACTCGACGCAGCCGACGTGCGTCTGACGATGGGCGGCGAGCCGACCTACGTTGCCGTGCGCGACCGCGACGCGCCCGAATGGAATACGGATGCGCTCGGCCCGACGAAGCGCTCCTATGCGGTCTCGCTGATCGAAAAGCTGCGCGCGGAGTACGGCGCGAGCGGCTTTTTGCATATCGGTCAAGGCAAGTGGTATCCGGGCGAGCAGTTGCCCCGCTGGGCGCTGTCGCTGTTCTGGCGCGCGGACGGAGAACCGTGCTGGCACGATCCCGCGCTCTATGCGGACGAGCGGCAGCCCGCGTCGTATACATCGGACGATGCCGCGCGCTTCATCCGCCATCTCGCCGGAAAATTGTCTTTGGATTCAAAATACATTCAACCAGCCTTCGAGGACAGCTGGTATTACCTGTGGCGCGAGCGCCGTTTGCCGGTGAATGTCGACCCGTTCGATTCGCGGCTCGACGATGAACAGGAGCGCGCGCGCCTGCGCCGCGTGTTCGATGCCGGCCTGCCGTCGGTGACCGGTTACGTGCTGCCGATCTCGCGCGAAGAGGCATCCGCGACGCAGCCGGGCCGCTGGATAAGCGGCTCCTGGTTCTTCCGGGATGACCGCATGTACCTGACGCCGGGCGATTCGCCGATGGGCTACCGGCTGCCGCTCGATTCGCTGCCGTGGGTGTCGCCGGCCGATTACCCGTGGCAGCACGAGCACGACCCGTTCGCACCGACGACCCCGCTGCGCACCGCGGCTGAATTACGCATGCAATATGCCGATATGGATGTTGAATACCGCATGCAAAATGCCGGTGCAAGCGCGTCCGGGCGCCCGAGCGCTTTCTCCGGTGCGCCGGGTTCGTCAAATTCTTCAGGCGCGTCTGGAGACCGCATGCCCCGGCGCGGCGAATCCGCCGGTGCGTTCACTCGCACGGCGTTGTGCGTGGAAGCGCGCGATCCGGCGCGCGCGGCGGGACCCAAGGCCGAAGCCGATGCACTGAAAAAGCTCGGCAACGGCAACAAGCTCATGCACGTCTTCATGCCGCCGGTGACGGCGCTCGACGACTATCTCGATCTGCTTGCCGCCGTCGAGGCGACCGCCGCCGATCTCGGCATACCGGTGATCGTCGAAGGTTATCCGCCGCCGCGCGACGCACGTCTCAAGATGCTGCAAGTGACGCCCGATCCCGGCGTCATTGAAGTGAACATTCATCCGGCGGCAAACTGGAACGATCTCGTCGCGCATACCGAGTTTCTCTATAACGCCGCACACGAAACGTATCTGAGCCCGGAAAAGTTCATGATCGACGGGCGTCACACGGGCACGGGCGGTGGCAATCACTTCGTACTCGGCGGCGCGACACCGGCCGACAGCCCGTTCCTGCGCCGCCCCGATTTGCTGGCAAGCCTGATCGCCTACTGGCTCAATCATCCGTCGCTGTCGATGCTGTTTTCGGGTTTGTTCATCGGACCGACGAGTCAGGCGCCTCGCATCGACGAAGCACGCAACGATCAGGTCTATGAACTGGAGATCGCGTTTGCCGAGCTTCAGCGCCAACTCGATCAACTCGGCGGACGCGGCACGGCGACCGTGCCGCCGTGGCTCGTCGACCGCATTCTGCGCAACATCCTCATTGACGTAACGGGCAACACGCACCGCGCCGAATTCTGCATCGACAAGCTGTATTCGCCCGATGGCCCCACGGGCCGTCTCGGTCTGCTCGAATTGCGCGGCTTCGAAATGCCGCCGCACGCACGCATGAGTCTCGTGCAGCAATTGCTGCTGCGTGCACTCGTCGCGCGTTTCTGGGAGAAACCCTACACGGCGCGCCTCACGCGTTGGGGCACGGAACTGCATGACCGCTTCATGCTGAGCACCTTCGTGCAGATGGATTTCGACGACGTACTCGCCGAACTGCGCGATGCCGGCTTTGGATTCGAGCGCAGCTGGTTTGCGCCGCACTTCGAGTTCCGCTTTCCGCTCGTCGGTGAATATGACACGAGCGGTATCTCGCTGACCATCCGCAACGCGCTCGAGCCATGGCATGTGATGGGCGAAGAGGGCGCGACCGGCGGCACCGTGCGTTATGTGGATTCGTCCGTCGAGCGGCTCGAGGTGCGTGCGCTCGGCTTGAATGGCGACCGCCATGTCGTGACCGTGAACGGCGTGCCGCTACCGCTGCAATCGACAGGCCGTGTCAGCGAATACGTCGCCGGTGTGCGTTTTCGCGCGTGGTCGCAGTCGGCGTCGCTGCATCCGACCATCGACGTGCATGCACCGCTGACCTTCGATATCGTCGATACATGGACGGGCCGCGCGCTCGGCGGCTGCCAGTATCATGTTGCGCATCCGGGCGGGCGCAACTATCAGACGTTCCCGGTCAACGCATACGAAGCGGAGAGCCGGCGGCGCGCGCGCTTCTTCGCGACGGGGCACACGCCCGGCGCAATGCGCATCGATGCGCGTGAACGCAGCCTCGAATTTCCGTTCACGCTCGACCTGCGCTATCGTTGA
- a CDS encoding circularly permuted type 2 ATP-grasp protein, giving the protein MAYQSSLPFDIAAARVDALALLRTLPAREGHWDELRDASGQLREPWRQFFELLGEQGIARLDDGVAAVAQQVRDNDITYNVYADNGKPRAWSLDLLPLIIDEQEWAAIERGVAQRARLMEAIVADVYGPQTLLHRGLLPGALVFGHPGYLRAVKGFVPPLGRFLQIVAVDLARTPSGAWTVIAHRTEVPSGLGYALENRLIVATLFADPFRAMRVSRLAATYSQLIATIAQAARATMRDDEGGRTDASNDAPHIALLSPGPFSETYFEHVFLARYFGVTLVEGKDLTVRHDKLYLKTLAGLSRVHAVLRRLDDAFCDPVELRADSSIGVPGLLQVMRAGNVMVSNVPGAGFTESPALNAFLPGIAQALLGETLELPTVPTWWCGEEAARNEAFESMDSALIAPTWPGAQADQAPGIDAGVQELAAWRERIERAPDVFTIQEHLPFSSAPRFHDGALGSRPCVLRAYAIADIDGSWSVMPGGFTRLAADRRATVSMQFGGSSVDTWVMSSQPGGAVSLRPTPIKPGDLRKHRTVSSRAAENLFWAGRYGERAENNVRLCRLLLGMLDGSDAEELFPTLAELASQCGLIPSVDTLARSTPQAFERVLLAGLTESSRATSIGSNLADQVRACGEIRDRLSTDHWRTILASRNDFRDALERLALADIDAEGMPRIGRDYDRVMLANALEHLSTQLCAISGAQGDRMTRDEAWRLLFIGRHIERVATMSTFLRVVAERGTLASPAGFDLLLQLFDSTLTYRSLYPGRLEVPALIDLIVVDQTNPRGLYGVYARLRTKLDEIAAAAGGARRVQASRFADLLTHADALPQLAALCETNESGGYPALIAVCDRLVASVSAASSEVSARYFSHANTLAAQVSA; this is encoded by the coding sequence TTGGCTTATCAATCGAGCTTGCCCTTCGACATTGCCGCCGCCCGCGTCGATGCCCTCGCGCTGCTGCGCACGCTGCCTGCGCGCGAAGGGCACTGGGACGAGTTGCGCGATGCGTCGGGGCAGTTGCGCGAGCCGTGGCGTCAGTTCTTCGAATTGCTCGGCGAGCAGGGCATCGCAAGGCTCGACGATGGCGTTGCCGCGGTCGCGCAACAGGTGCGCGATAACGACATCACCTATAACGTCTATGCCGATAACGGCAAGCCGCGCGCGTGGTCGCTCGATCTTCTGCCGCTCATCATCGATGAACAGGAATGGGCGGCGATCGAACGCGGCGTCGCTCAGCGCGCGCGTCTGATGGAAGCGATCGTCGCCGATGTGTACGGGCCGCAGACGCTGCTTCATCGCGGTCTTCTGCCGGGCGCGCTCGTGTTCGGTCATCCCGGTTATCTGCGTGCGGTGAAGGGCTTCGTGCCGCCGCTCGGCCGCTTTCTGCAGATCGTTGCTGTGGATCTCGCGCGCACGCCGTCGGGTGCATGGACCGTCATCGCGCATCGTACCGAGGTGCCGTCGGGTCTCGGCTATGCGCTGGAAAACCGGCTGATCGTCGCGACCTTGTTCGCCGATCCGTTTCGCGCGATGCGCGTGAGCCGCCTCGCCGCGACATATTCGCAACTCATCGCGACGATCGCGCAAGCCGCACGCGCCACCATGCGCGACGACGAAGGCGGACGCACCGACGCATCGAACGATGCGCCGCATATTGCGCTGCTGAGCCCGGGCCCCTTCAGCGAGACCTACTTCGAACATGTGTTTCTCGCGCGCTATTTCGGCGTGACGCTCGTCGAAGGCAAGGACCTCACGGTGCGTCACGACAAGCTCTATCTCAAGACGCTTGCGGGCTTGTCGCGCGTGCATGCCGTGTTGCGGCGTCTCGACGATGCGTTCTGCGACCCCGTCGAATTGCGGGCGGATTCGAGCATCGGCGTGCCTGGTCTCTTGCAGGTGATGCGCGCGGGCAACGTGATGGTGTCGAACGTGCCGGGTGCGGGCTTCACCGAGTCGCCTGCGCTCAATGCATTTTTGCCGGGCATCGCACAGGCGCTGCTCGGTGAAACGCTCGAATTGCCGACTGTGCCGACATGGTGGTGCGGCGAGGAAGCAGCGCGCAATGAAGCATTCGAATCGATGGACAGCGCGCTCATTGCGCCGACATGGCCGGGCGCGCAGGCCGATCAGGCGCCCGGCATCGATGCGGGCGTGCAGGAACTGGCCGCATGGCGTGAACGAATCGAACGCGCGCCGGATGTATTCACGATTCAGGAGCACCTGCCGTTTTCCAGCGCGCCGCGCTTTCACGATGGCGCATTGGGCTCGCGTCCGTGTGTCTTGCGCGCTTATGCGATCGCGGATATCGATGGAAGCTGGAGCGTGATGCCTGGCGGCTTCACACGCCTTGCGGCCGATCGACGCGCGACCGTGTCAATGCAATTCGGCGGCAGCAGCGTCGATACATGGGTGATGTCGAGTCAGCCGGGCGGTGCCGTGTCGCTGCGTCCGACGCCGATCAAACCCGGTGATCTGCGCAAGCATCGCACGGTGTCGAGCCGCGCGGCGGAGAATCTGTTCTGGGCCGGTCGCTATGGCGAACGCGCCGAAAACAATGTGCGGCTGTGTCGTTTGCTGCTCGGCATGCTGGACGGCAGCGACGCGGAAGAACTCTTTCCGACGCTTGCCGAACTCGCATCGCAGTGCGGGCTGATTCCATCGGTCGATACGCTTGCGCGCAGCACGCCGCAAGCATTCGAACGAGTGCTGCTGGCGGGACTCACGGAGTCCAGCCGCGCGACGAGCATCGGCAGCAATCTCGCGGATCAGGTGCGTGCATGCGGCGAGATACGCGATCGACTCTCGACCGACCATTGGCGCACGATCCTCGCATCGCGCAACGACTTCCGCGATGCACTCGAACGTCTTGCACTCGCCGATATCGATGCAGAGGGCATGCCGCGCATCGGCCGCGATTACGATCGTGTAATGCTCGCGAATGCACTCGAACATCTTTCGACGCAGTTGTGCGCGATCAGCGGCGCGCAAGGCGATCGCATGACGCGCGACGAAGCGTGGCGTCTGTTGTTCATCGGGCGGCATATCGAACGCGTCGCGACCATGTCCACGTTTCTGCGCGTGGTCGCCGAGCGCGGCACGCTTGCATCGCCGGCAGGTTTCGACCTGCTGCTGCAACTCTTCGACAGCACGCTCACGTATCGCTCGCTTTATCCGGGAAGGCTCGAAGTTCCGGCGCTGATCGATCTGATCGTCGTCGATCAAACCAATCCGCGCGGGCTCTATGGCGTCTATGCGCGTCTGCGCACGAAGCTCGATGAGATCGCAGCCGCTGCGGGCGGCGCGCGCCGCGTGCAGGCCTCGCGCTTCGCGGACCTGCTCACGCATGCCGATGCGTTGCCGCAACTCGCGGCGCTGTGCGAGACGAACGAAAGCGGCGGCTACCCTGCGCTGATCGCCGTGTGCGACAGACTCGTTGCGTCCGTGAGCGCAGCGTCGAGCGAAGTGAGCGCGCGATACTTCAGTCACGCGAATACGCTTGCCGCGCAGGTGTCGGCATGA
- a CDS encoding transglutaminase family protein, which yields MNIGIDDTVLAVTHRTTYRYSTPVEIAQHLATIRPLHCPWQQVISHTERIEPVPSYVHSRVDAFGNDVLYFSLDAPHERLSMTSETTVRLTPRWSTLDADATPPWEEVAQRLRYSAGAPFFVESEFCYASPNISLEHELREYAQASFDAGTPLVTGAIDLMHRIHADFEYRPSSTSFDTPASRAFELRHGVCQDFSQVMIGCLRALGLPARYVSGYLRNDPPPGHARLIGADASHAWVSVHCPQSGWIDLDPTNDVLADLDHVTLATGRDYSDVSLLRGMILGGGAHHVDVAVNVLTL from the coding sequence ATGAACATCGGCATCGATGACACGGTGCTCGCGGTCACGCACCGCACGACCTATCGCTATTCGACGCCGGTCGAAATCGCGCAGCATCTCGCGACCATTCGTCCGCTGCATTGTCCGTGGCAACAGGTGATTTCGCATACGGAACGCATCGAGCCGGTGCCGTCGTATGTGCATAGCCGTGTCGATGCATTCGGCAACGACGTGCTGTACTTCTCGCTCGATGCACCGCACGAACGCCTCTCGATGACGAGCGAAACAACAGTGCGTCTGACGCCGCGCTGGAGCACGCTCGATGCCGATGCAACGCCGCCGTGGGAAGAAGTCGCGCAACGCTTGCGCTACAGCGCGGGTGCGCCGTTTTTTGTCGAAAGCGAGTTCTGCTATGCCTCGCCCAACATCTCGCTCGAACATGAATTGCGCGAGTATGCTCAAGCCAGTTTCGATGCAGGCACGCCGCTCGTTACGGGCGCGATCGATCTGATGCATCGCATCCACGCGGACTTCGAATATCGGCCTTCGTCGACATCATTCGATACACCCGCGTCGCGCGCATTCGAGTTGCGGCACGGCGTCTGCCAGGACTTCTCGCAAGTAATGATCGGCTGCCTGCGCGCGCTGGGCCTTCCGGCTCGCTATGTAAGCGGTTATTTGCGCAACGATCCGCCGCCGGGACATGCGCGGCTCATCGGCGCGGATGCATCGCACGCATGGGTCTCGGTGCATTGTCCGCAAAGCGGATGGATCGATCTGGATCCAACCAACGACGTGCTCGCCGATCTCGATCACGTGACGCTCGCCACCGGCCGCGATTACAGCGATGTGTCGTTGTTGCGCGGCATGATCCTTGGCGGCGGCGCACATCATGTGGATGTAGCGGTGAATGTGCTGACCTTGTAA
- a CDS encoding aldo/keto reductase has protein sequence MEYVKLGTTGLDVSRLCLGCMTYGVADRGTHPWTLDEERSRPLIQQALDAGINFFDTANVYSDGTSEEIVGRALRDFTKRDDIVIATKVFNRMRPGPNGAGLSRKAIFNEIDNSLRRLGTDYVDLYQIHRWDYTTPIEETLEALHDVVKAGKARYIGASSMYAWQFSKALYTSRSHGWTEFKTMQNHLNLLYREEEREMLPLCKDQGIGLIPWSPLARGRLTRDWDATSERQESDSFGSTLYRTDDADRAVVEAVAAVAKARGVPRAQVALAWVAQKSPVTAPIIGASKPSHLSDAVAALSLNLTAEEIAQLEAPYVPHGVAGFK, from the coding sequence ATGGAATACGTGAAACTGGGCACGACCGGCCTCGACGTATCGCGGCTTTGTCTCGGCTGCATGACATATGGCGTCGCCGATCGCGGCACGCATCCGTGGACGCTCGACGAAGAACGGAGCCGTCCGCTCATTCAGCAGGCGCTCGATGCCGGCATCAACTTCTTCGATACGGCCAATGTCTATTCGGACGGTACGTCAGAGGAAATCGTCGGACGTGCGCTGCGTGATTTCACGAAGCGTGACGATATCGTGATCGCGACGAAAGTGTTCAATCGCATGCGTCCCGGTCCGAATGGCGCGGGACTGTCGCGCAAGGCCATCTTCAATGAAATCGACAACAGCTTGCGACGTCTCGGCACCGACTACGTCGATCTTTACCAGATCCATCGCTGGGACTACACCACGCCGATCGAGGAAACGCTCGAAGCGTTGCACGATGTCGTGAAGGCGGGAAAGGCGCGTTATATCGGCGCTTCGTCGATGTATGCATGGCAGTTCAGCAAGGCGCTGTACACGTCGCGTTCGCATGGCTGGACCGAGTTCAAGACGATGCAGAACCACTTGAATCTGCTGTATCGCGAGGAAGAGCGCGAGATGCTTCCGCTGTGCAAGGATCAAGGCATCGGCCTCATACCGTGGAGTCCGCTTGCTCGCGGGCGTCTCACGCGCGATTGGGATGCGACGAGCGAGCGTCAGGAGTCGGATAGCTTCGGCAGCACGCTGTATCGGACCGACGATGCGGATCGCGCCGTGGTCGAAGCGGTCGCGGCCGTAGCGAAGGCGCGCGGCGTGCCGCGTGCGCAGGTTGCGTTGGCGTGGGTGGCGCAGAAGTCGCCGGTGACTGCGCCGATCATCGGCGCGTCCAAGCCGAGTCATTTGAGCGATGCGGTCGCGGCGTTGTCGCTGAATCTCACGGCTGAAGAGATCGCGCAACTCGAAGCGCCGTATGTGCCGCATGGCGTTGCCGGATTCAAATGA
- a CDS encoding phospholipase D family protein, producing MTLRNWFAALRLIAMMLLMSSCASLPPQTGRMESHAFNDTSGTPLGTAFAAGEAAHPGDNAFHLLSNGMDALIARVILSETAARTLDLQYYIWHDDLTGREMAASVMRAADRGVRVRLLLDDLGTNADDQFLLALASHPNVQVRLFNPVASRTFKKLGSAFEFFRVNRRMHNKALVADNQAAILGGRNIGDEYFGASSTVAFGDLDVLVHGPVVREVSSAFDLYWNSDAAYPIENLMGRRADPDALAAYRQKLDAYLLTESHSPYVAQVRERMANVIQARDTAFSWGKATLLYDDPAKITRAPGDTEGHLMSQFKAMSLEPGKEMLIVSPYFVPRKEGVQWLRSMTSRGVRVTVLTNSLAATDVAAVHAGYQRYRRDMLEAGVRLYELKPVAASDDKEERSPKKTTFGSSKASLHAKTYVFDRTRIFIGSMNLDPRSVELNTEIGVYCESADAAEQVAGGIETNIDRIAWRVELQDDGTGRKRMVWIDTDANGKTIVLDSEPDVSALKRAGIWMMGILPIESQL from the coding sequence ATGACACTTCGAAACTGGTTCGCCGCGCTTCGACTCATCGCCATGATGTTGCTGATGAGTTCATGCGCAAGCCTCCCGCCTCAAACCGGACGCATGGAAAGCCACGCCTTCAACGATACAAGCGGCACGCCGCTCGGCACCGCCTTCGCGGCCGGTGAGGCTGCGCATCCCGGCGACAACGCATTCCATCTTCTTTCGAACGGCATGGACGCGCTGATCGCGCGCGTGATCCTGAGCGAGACCGCCGCGCGCACGCTCGATCTCCAGTACTACATCTGGCACGACGACCTGACCGGCCGCGAGATGGCCGCATCGGTCATGCGCGCGGCCGATCGCGGCGTGCGCGTGCGGCTGCTTCTCGATGACCTCGGCACCAACGCCGACGATCAGTTTCTGCTCGCGCTGGCGTCGCATCCGAACGTGCAGGTGCGTCTCTTCAATCCGGTCGCGAGCCGCACGTTCAAGAAGCTCGGCTCGGCGTTCGAGTTCTTTCGCGTGAATCGCCGCATGCATAACAAGGCGCTCGTCGCCGATAATCAGGCGGCCATTCTCGGCGGGCGCAATATCGGCGACGAATACTTTGGCGCGTCGAGCACGGTCGCGTTCGGCGATCTCGATGTGCTCGTGCATGGGCCCGTGGTGCGCGAAGTATCGAGCGCGTTCGATCTCTACTGGAATTCGGATGCAGCCTATCCGATCGAAAACCTCATGGGCCGCCGCGCCGATCCGGACGCGCTGGCCGCCTATCGTCAGAAGCTCGATGCGTATCTGCTGACGGAATCGCATTCGCCTTATGTCGCGCAAGTCCGCGAGCGCATGGCGAACGTGATACAGGCGCGCGATACCGCGTTCTCATGGGGCAAGGCAACGCTGCTTTATGACGATCCCGCGAAAATCACGCGCGCGCCCGGCGATACGGAAGGGCATCTGATGTCGCAGTTCAAGGCGATGAGTCTCGAACCCGGCAAGGAGATGCTGATCGTGTCGCCTTATTTCGTGCCGCGCAAGGAAGGCGTGCAATGGCTGCGTTCGATGACATCGCGCGGCGTGCGCGTCACCGTGCTCACGAACTCGCTCGCAGCCACCGATGTCGCCGCGGTGCATGCGGGTTATCAGCGCTATCGCCGCGACATGCTCGAAGCAGGCGTGCGTCTGTATGAACTGAAGCCTGTTGCTGCATCGGACGACAAGGAAGAGAGAAGCCCGAAGAAGACGACGTTCGGTTCATCGAAGGCTTCGTTGCATGCGAAGACCTATGTGTTCGATCGCACGCGCATTTTCATCGGCTCGATGAATCTCGATCCGCGCTCGGTCGAGTTGAATACGGAGATCGGCGTGTATTGCGAAAGCGCGGATGCCGCGGAACAAGTGGCGGGCGGCATCGAGACGAATATCGATCGCATTGCGTGGCGCGTAGAGTTGCAGGACGACGGCACGGGACGCAAGCGCATGGTGTGGATCGATACCGACGCAAACGGCAAGACGATCGTGCTCGATAGCGAGCCGGATGTGTCGGCGCTCAAGCGCGCGGGCATCTGGATGATGGGCATCTTGCCGATCGAATCGCAGTTGTGA
- a CDS encoding TAXI family TRAP transporter solute-binding subunit, translating into MTRHRMKRPHLPHDHAKGVLHDITWTAGPVVLVIAIIAALVYWLVDPAPPKTITMSAGQSDSSFYLISQEYAKILARNGITLKVLPSDGSVQNLERLLDPKQHVDLALVQGGIATREQAARLMSLGSVSYVPLVVFYRGKGLTLLSQLEGKRIAIGREGSGTRMLSLKLLEANGISAGGSTQLLPTDGLQAATQLVSNEADAVFLSGDSATRGLMLRLLRVPGISVMDFKEASAYTRLFPYLDDIELPPGVLDLGRRIPPEAVHLVSPTVELIARPSLHPALSDLLIEAAQEVHATAGLLQRAGQFPNVVAHEFPISEDASRYYRSGKSFFYRTLPFWLANIADRALVLLLPVAVLIFPALRLVPALYRWRVRSRIYRYYGALIAVERGAMKLTNEDERRALVIELDYIEESLDTLKLPLAYADALYVLREHIGFVRARLNEAARREKSLV; encoded by the coding sequence ATGACGAGGCACCGCATGAAGCGTCCTCATCTCCCTCACGATCACGCGAAAGGCGTCCTGCACGACATCACCTGGACCGCCGGTCCGGTCGTGCTGGTCATCGCGATCATTGCAGCGCTCGTGTACTGGCTCGTCGATCCGGCGCCCCCCAAGACCATCACGATGAGTGCGGGTCAGTCCGACAGCTCGTTCTATCTCATCTCGCAGGAATACGCGAAGATCCTGGCGCGCAACGGCATCACGCTGAAGGTGCTGCCATCGGATGGCTCCGTGCAGAACCTCGAACGTCTGCTCGATCCGAAGCAGCATGTCGATCTCGCGCTCGTGCAAGGCGGCATCGCGACCAGGGAACAAGCAGCGCGGTTGATGTCGCTCGGAAGCGTGTCGTATGTACCGCTCGTCGTGTTCTATCGCGGCAAAGGCCTGACGTTGTTGTCGCAACTGGAAGGCAAGCGCATTGCTATCGGCCGTGAAGGCAGCGGCACGCGCATGCTCTCGCTGAAGCTTCTGGAAGCAAACGGCATCAGTGCAGGCGGCAGCACGCAGCTTCTGCCGACGGATGGCCTGCAAGCCGCGACGCAACTCGTCAGCAATGAAGCCGACGCCGTCTTCCTTTCGGGCGACTCCGCCACGCGCGGGCTCATGCTGCGTCTATTGCGCGTACCCGGCATCTCCGTGATGGACTTCAAGGAAGCGAGCGCCTACACGCGTCTCTTTCCTTATCTCGACGATATCGAACTGCCGCCCGGCGTGCTCGATCTCGGCCGCCGCATTCCGCCCGAAGCGGTGCATCTCGTGAGTCCGACAGTCGAACTGATCGCACGGCCGAGCCTGCATCCGGCGTTATCGGACTTGCTCATCGAAGCCGCGCAGGAAGTGCATGCCACCGCCGGCCTTCTGCAACGCGCGGGTCAGTTTCCGAATGTCGTCGCGCATGAATTTCCGATCAGCGAAGACGCAAGCCGTTATTACCGCTCGGGCAAGAGCTTTTTCTATCGCACGTTGCCGTTCTGGCTCGCCAATATCGCCGATCGCGCGCTCGTGCTGTTGTTGCCCGTTGCGGTGCTGATCTTTCCCGCGCTACGGCTCGTGCCCGCGTTGTATCGATGGCGCGTGCGCTCGCGTATCTATCGCTACTATGGCGCGTTGATTGCGGTCGAACGCGGCGCGATGAAACTCACCAACGAGGATGAGCGGCGCGCGCTAGTCATCGAACTTGACTACATCGAAGAATCACTCGATACGCTTAAGTTGCCGCTTGCCTATGCCGATGCGCTCTACGTGCTGCGCGAGCATATCGGCTTCGTGCGCGCGCGTTTGAATGAAGCGGCGCGGCGTGAAAAGAGCCTCGTTTGA